In Rhizobium sp. 9140, the genomic stretch ACTGCATGAAGGAGACCCGACTTCATGATCGCCTGGGCGAAACGCACTATTCTTGTTTTCTGCGCAACGGATGCATTTGCTTCACGCCGCGATGTCTTCTCCGTCTCCCTACGCTCCGCTCTCGGCGTCGTCTTCGTGGGTGATATCCTCAATGTGATCGGCCATCTGGTGCTGGACGCGGTCGGGCTGCTGCCGTACCCGCTGGTACCGGCGGCAACGGTCGGCGTGCTCATCACGACGCTGCTCGGCACGCCGCTGATCTTCACCATCCTGTATATTATCGGGCTTGCGATCCACGATCTGTCGATCTCGCGGGCACGCTTCGAGGCGTTGAGCCGCACCGATCAGCTATCGGGTCTCCTCAATCGTCGTGCCTTTCTCGCAGCCTATGCCGAACACAAGGGCGAAGCCTCACTCGTTGTTTTCGACATCGACCGTTTCAAGGCGCTGAACGACAGTTTCGGGCATGAGGCAGGCGACCGCGCCATCGTCTCGGTCGCATCCGTCCTCAATGACAATTTTCAGCCACCGCATGTTCTCGCGCGTATTGGTGGCGAGGAGTTTGCGGTGCTCATTGTCGGCATGGAGGCTGCAGAGCGGATGGTGCTTGCCGGCGAGGCTGTGGTGCGTATTTCGCGCAACCCCATCAACCTCGGTGGCGTCGAAACCGCGGTGACTGTCTCCGCTGGTGTCGCCGAGTTTGCCCGCTATCAAGGCTTCGCGCAGCTATTTGCCGCCGCGGACAAGGCTCTCTACATCGCCAAGGCCTCGGGCCGAAACCTTATTCTGCACGCGGACGACATTCCGGAGCAGCTTCGCAACGACGGCAATCATGCCCATGTTCTGCCGCCTGTCTTGCAGACTGGTGTCGGGAGATAGCCTCTCTCACCCGTCGCGACATGGCTTGATGTCAGCCTTGCGACATCACATCGTCGCCCCGATCTGCCAAGGAACGAACTCGTTCGCACCATAGCCGAGTTCCTCCGACTTCGAGCGCTCGCCGGAGGCGACGCGCAGCACGGTCTGGAAGATCTCGCGGCCTTTTTCCTCGATGCTGACGCCTTCGAGGACGTCGCCGCAATTGATGTCCATATCCTCTTCCATACGGCGGTAGAGATCGGAATTGGTGGCAAGCTTGATCGACGGCGTCGGCTTGCAGCCATAGGCCGAACCGCGCCCCGTGGTAAACGCGATGACATTGGCGCCGCCGGCCACCTGGCCTGTTGCGGCAACCGGATCGTAGCCGGGCGTGTCCATGTAGACGAAACCCTTGCGGTCGATGCGCTCGGCATAGCCATAGACGCCGCGCAATGTCGATGTGCCGCCCTTCGCCACGGCACCGAGCGACTTTTCGAGAATCGTCGTCAATCCGCCGGCCTTATTGCCGGGTGATGGGTTGTTGTTCAGCTCGCCACCGGCGCGCGCCGCATAGTCTGTCCACCAGTCGATCAGATCGACGATCTTCTGCCCAACCGCCTCGCTTTCGGCCCGGCGGGTCAGCAGGTGTTCGGCCCCGAAGATCTCGGGCGTTTCCGACAGAATGGCCGTTCCGCCCTGCCGCACGAGCTGGTCCACCGCCGCGCCGAGCGCGGGATTGGCCGTCAGACCGGAATAGCCGTCGGAGCCGCCGCATTGCAGGGCCAGCGTGATTTCGGAGGCCGCAACCGTTTCCCGACGCGCCTTTGCGGCCACCGGCAGCAGATCGCGGATGCGTTCGACGCCGGCCTCGATCGAGCGGCGTGTTCCCCCGGTTTCCTGGATCGTCAGGCTCTGAAAATGATCGCCTTCGACGATGCCATATTGTTGCTTCAGGCGCGGGATCTGGAAGACCTCGCAGCCGAGGCCGACGAGAACGACGGCGGCAAGGTTGGGGTGTGTCGCATAACCCCACTGGGTGCGGGCAAGGATGTCGTACCCCTCGCCCTTCGAAGCCATGCCGCAGCCCGTGCCGTGGGTGAACGGAATGACGCCATCGATATCGGGGTAATCCTTAAGAATGCCGGACCGCTCGACCGCCTCGGCAATGAAGCCGGCGACGGTGGCGGAACAGTTCACCGAAGACAGGATGCCGATATAGTTGCGTGTACCGACGCGTCCGTCCGGGCGGCGGAACCCCTGGAAGGTCTCCGGAACCTCGCCCGCCAGAAGGCCGCCGTCAGGCCGCGCCTCTGTGGCGAAGGCATAGTCGCGGGAAAAGTCGTGGATCGCGACATTGTGCTCGTGCACCCAGTCTCCTGGCGCGATCGGAACGGAAGCGAAGCCGATGATCTGGCCGAACTTGCGGATCGGTTCGCCCTCGGCAATCGGCACGAGCGCGATCTTATGCCCCTTGCCCACCGCACTGCGCGCTGCCACGCCGTTCTGCAGAATGTCGCCGTTCGAGACGCGGTCGATGGCGATGACCACGTTGTCGGCATCGTTGAGGCGCAGGATGCGGGGCGTCGGCATGATCAGATCTCCAGAATGGCTTTGATGGTGCCGGCTTCCGGGCGCAGCCACTGCGGAAACAGTTCCGGTCCGTCGGCAAGCGCGCCGC encodes the following:
- a CDS encoding UxaA family hydrolase; translation: MPTPRILRLNDADNVVIAIDRVSNGDILQNGVAARSAVGKGHKIALVPIAEGEPIRKFGQIIGFASVPIAPGDWVHEHNVAIHDFSRDYAFATEARPDGGLLAGEVPETFQGFRRPDGRVGTRNYIGILSSVNCSATVAGFIAEAVERSGILKDYPDIDGVIPFTHGTGCGMASKGEGYDILARTQWGYATHPNLAAVVLVGLGCEVFQIPRLKQQYGIVEGDHFQSLTIQETGGTRRSIEAGVERIRDLLPVAAKARRETVAASEITLALQCGGSDGYSGLTANPALGAAVDQLVRQGGTAILSETPEIFGAEHLLTRRAESEAVGQKIVDLIDWWTDYAARAGGELNNNPSPGNKAGGLTTILEKSLGAVAKGGTSTLRGVYGYAERIDRKGFVYMDTPGYDPVAATGQVAGGANVIAFTTGRGSAYGCKPTPSIKLATNSDLYRRMEEDMDINCGDVLEGVSIEEKGREIFQTVLRVASGERSKSEELGYGANEFVPWQIGATM
- a CDS encoding GGDEF domain-containing protein → MIAWAKRTILVFCATDAFASRRDVFSVSLRSALGVVFVGDILNVIGHLVLDAVGLLPYPLVPAATVGVLITTLLGTPLIFTILYIIGLAIHDLSISRARFEALSRTDQLSGLLNRRAFLAAYAEHKGEASLVVFDIDRFKALNDSFGHEAGDRAIVSVASVLNDNFQPPHVLARIGGEEFAVLIVGMEAAERMVLAGEAVVRISRNPINLGGVETAVTVSAGVAEFARYQGFAQLFAAADKALYIAKASGRNLILHADDIPEQLRNDGNHAHVLPPVLQTGVGR